TTCGACCGGGTCAGCAAAATACAGATACAGCGGTGCTATTTCAGAGATGCCAGCGTCGAGCGGTACAGAACTTTGCAAGTACACTTGTTCGTAGACGCTAGCGAGGTAGCATACTCGGGCGTGGTGTACTTCAGAATTATTGATGCGGAAGGAAAACCACAGTGTTCGCTGGTGGCTGCGAAAACTAAGGTTGCACCTTTAAAGTACATGTCGATACCACGCTTAGAGTTGATGGCAGCCCTCCTAGGAGCTCGACTACTGACGTTTGTTGCGGAGAACCATACGGTTCCAATTTATCAACGATTCTGATGGACCGATTCCAACACCGTTTTGGCCTGGCTGCGCTCAGAACACCGCAAGTACAAACAATTTGTTGCTTGTCGCGTTGGAGAAGTTCTGTTGTTGACAAAAGAAAACGAATGGAGGTGGGTGCCGAGTAGATCCAACATCGCTGATGAAGCCACGAAATGGCGGAAAGGGCCATGTTTTGATACTGAGAGTCGCTGGATTCGGGGACCAAAGTTTCTGAGCTTGCCGGAGGATCAATGGCCGAAAATGGAGAAACCGATTTTGGGAACCAACGAGGAGTTGCGACCGTGTCATGTGCACTACGAGATGATAAAGCCTCTGATAATTTTCGAGCGGTTTTCCAACTGGAACAGACTGCTTCGAAGCATGGCTTTCGTTTTCCATGTTTCTACAGCTCAAAAGGCACGGAAAAACAGCGTGAAAGTCGAGTTTGAGGTAACACACGAAGACCTGAGAGCGGCCGAaaaccaaattttgaaaatggtGCAATGTTCGTCTTACCCGGAAGAAATGACAATTATGTCGATCAACATAAATGCAGCATGCGGTGAACAGCGTCCACTTGATAAAAGTAGCTCTCTCTTCAAACTTACTCCCATGTTAGACGATGAAGGTATTCTACGCATCGACAGCCGCACAGGAGCGGCACGTGTGGACTCATATGACGTCAAGTATCCCATAATACTGCCTCGAAAACATTATGTGACGTATCTAATCGTGGACAACTATCACCGGAAGTTCCTTCACGGAAATGCAGAGACGGTGGTTAACGAGCTTAGACAGCGATATTATATTTCCCGAATGCGAGTTGTTGTGAGAGCTGTTTCGCGATCATGTCAGTGGTGCAAGGTGTACAAGAGTCAGCCAACCATCCCTAAAATGGGTCCACTTCCTGAAGCTCGTCTATCTCCTGGTGTCCGGCCATTTAGTTTTGTCGGGATAGACTACTTTGGGCCGATCCTCGTAAAGGTTGGTCGAGCCAACGCAAAACGATGGGTGTGTCTCATCACATGCTTGACCATACGAGCAGTGCATGTAGAAGTTGCAAGAGATTTGTCCACACCGTCTTGCATAGAGTGCATCCGCAGATTCGTCGACCGAAGAGGAGCGCCACTGGAGATTTATTCCGACAACGGACGAAACTTTGTGGGAGCCAACGGAGTGCTGCGACAGCAGATAAACaaaattgatgaagaagtagctGCAACTTTTACCAACACACGGACTAAGTGGTATTTCATACCACCAGCATCCCCTCACATGGGGGGTTCCTGGGAGAGACTGGTGCGTTCGATTAAGGTAGCCATAACCAGTATACCCCAGAACAACAAACTCGATGACTTCGCCCTGTGGACGCTGGTGGTGGATGCAGAAGCAATCGTCAATTGCCGCCCACTGACATATTTACCACTAGATTCACCGGAACAGGAAGCACTCACCCCAAACCATTTCCTTCTGGGAAGTTCGAGGGGTGTAAAGCAACCTTCAATTAAATTAGGGCGTTCCGACAAGACCATCAGCAACACTTGGACGATTATACAAAATGacctggaccatttttggaaatGTTGGGTTCGCGAATACCTGCCAACACTAACGAGGCGCACCAAATGGTTTGGGGATGTCAAGCCTGTTGGTGTTGGAGATATGGTGATCTTGATCGATGACAAGAAGCGCAACGGATGGGTTCGTGGCCGTGTATTAGACGTGACGAAAGGGAAAGATGGTCGAGTTCGACAAGCGGTTGTCCAGACGACAGACGGGTTATTTAGGAGACCGGTTTCGAAATTGGCGGTGCTGGACCTTTGTAGAAATAGTAACGCTGGAGTCAACACTCAGCCTTACGGGGAGGGGGATGTTGACGATTCAGCCCCACATTTAGCAACCTTGCCGTTATCAGTGCCACTCACTGGCTAGATAAGGGAACTGACACAGGTATAAGCAAACGAGATCGGTTGAATGCTTGacgtaaaaaaaaagaagtttttttGTTACTTGAGAAGAAAGGATAAAAGGTTGTATTCAATTCGATTCAATTATAGAAGTGTTCAATATTTTCTGAAGTGAATAATTAACACTACATTATAGCTGTCGTAGGTAGATAAAACTAATTATTATTGCGTACATATTCCTAAAGATTAAACTATGTTCCCATAGCAATCCCAGGAGTAAACGCACGCACAATTGAATTAGGTTAGcctaattcaatatattttagaAGACCCCAAAAGGGAAGCCAATATTTGTTCGGGGAGTATTAAGGCTTGAAGCCGTACCGAATTTGTAAGTTCATACATACGATAGACTTATACAATATGTAATTATCATCCAATAAATTTCTAGCTTGAAGCATTACGCTAAAAAGAATCGGCGATTGATTTTATTCCCGAACACACATCTTTATtcaataaattatttaaattaacaaaaatagGAAGcatcccatacatttgttctgtgcatttcTGTGGTTCCCTACCTGTGTTTTCTATTTGAGTAACGAGTGGAGTCGGAAGGTTTAATTTTTATATGCCACTGCGAAAAAATGTATACACAAATGGTCAAACAAGCGCCAGAAATACatatttcaagtaattaaataacattatgtaaaaattttcatccaaatattaatattttaaaactggcttcgtgccttctaatctgatagagataagACATTCGAGTTTAAGACCCAAATTATGATCTCGAACTTGAAAGTCGTCACCAGACGTCAACACCGTAcatctgtcatcgcgaatagtAATGCGTCAGCTATTAAGAACATGACAGTtttgtgtcttcgtgtgaacgaaCCCTTAAAACCCTTAATGATCTGTCAATGCCAAAACATTAGTcaaaatgaacatttttatcATGATGAAGTACAGGAACGAGCAACGcttaataaatattaaaaattactaccgaaattcggaatcAGTGGTTGCAACTTTAAAGGCGCTTACTCCAATTTTCGGCCGTAATAATCGTCTCAGCCGGCAAGCTGTGCATAGTTTAGAGACCAAATTTGAGTCTACATTTTCACTGTTGgatgcagtgttgccacattttcatatGTTCCGGAATgattaaaaatctttttcatacaaaaatctgcaccatcgaaaatatttgttgtagagaaaaatcgattttattgacatgaaaaaaaactcatttgttttcaacaaaatattatatttacttaccacaaatactacatttgctGTGAATGTGCATTAACATTTGCAAGCCTCGAATCACTCGTGCGTTTGATTATGCTTATACAGGgtgcggcagcataacttccttttttcaaaacttaataaaaactattgtatgcatcggaaaatatttatttatttttttataatgtaggtACATGTCTAAAGTTTTCATTTACATTGTTTTGAAGATCAAATCTGTTAGGTGACGTCCCCCATTCTCCATACATTGCGTAAATCGATTTCTGGCGTTTGTCATGACTCTTGTTAGCATAGCAGGTGTTATGTTGGCAATTTCTTCTTGGATGTTGGTCTTCAAATCTTGTAGGGTTCTTGGACGGTTCACATAAACACGGGATTTCAAAAAACcccagagaaaaaaatcacaaggaGACAGATCGGGAGAGCATGCCGGCCATTCCAAATCGCCTCTAATTGAGATAAGGCGCTCTGGAAAGTTTTCCCTCAAAACAGCCATCGATGCTCTTGAAGTGTGTGCTGTTGGAACCAAGTGTCCCccaaatccaaattttctaGCCGTGGGAAAAAAATTGTAGCAGGTTTACATACCGGTCCGAATTCACTGTCACTGTAAcctcattttcctcaaaaaaccAGTGACCAGTTGAGGAAATTGCACACCACACTGTGACTTTGGGTGAATGTAGTGACCCATGTAACAATTGATTTGCGGTCTGGGACGGTAGCCAACGGGGCTAAATTAAAGCGATTCCGAAATGCACGCTGTGTTGCAATAACCGAACATCCGCTTGAAAAGTAAACCTCAACGGCAAAGGCACGCTCCTCACTATTCCAACGCATGATGGCGTCTGAACCGTGTCGCGACAAAACTTTACGGTATCCCCTCTTGAACGAGAACACTAGCGCTCTGCTATGGCATCAACTAACTGAGTGGCGCGCATTTTAAAAAAGGAAGTTACTCTGCCGCACCCTGTACATAgtctttctaaatttagattgcatactataattcaataaaattttcgatgtTCGTCACGATGTTCAATCAAATATTTTAATCTCAAAATTGCATTCATCGTGttgttgctgagccgatttcgaagtttattcttgttctgattatattcgaaaaaaaaactacgctACGATGAGTTGGGCATAGTGAGatcattggaaaaaaaagcaTCGTAACAGCGgaaatgcgagcgaaccgttAATCCTTTTAGGCATCCTACTTTTGTGCTGCCATCCCAACATAAATATTCTAGCCGCTGTCTACTAAATGATCTTCAACAAAACAACGTTAGATTCCTCGTAGATATTAGTGGGAAAGGTTAGataaaaaatctttcagctcttcttgtagcatcgtgaattcaggtttttcagcctggaacaaacaaTTCAATCTGTTCATTTGgggcaaaatatactccaaaaaGCAACAGAGGTCATgtctttgaatctttgagggGAGCCAGTTTTTTGCCATCAGCCTAATTTTTATCACAGTTATACTGAAATGTTTTTGACCCGtattatttttatcaaaaatctaTATCGCAATCTgtatcattcaaaatttttgttgcATAGAAAAAATTACTGAAGAAATAGTACTCAAGCCTCAAATTActcatttgtttgatgattGTTATACAAGCTCTTGCTAAACTTTGACTGCatcagttattaaaagtttcgaCCTGCCCTATGCTATTTGATGAAATGTTTAGAATTCAAGATTATAATCATGGTATCGTTGCTTTGTCGATTTAGATGTTAATTTTTGTTATTCTTacaatcagaaaaaaatgtaaggggttgtatctaggacacgtccgcattttcgacgtagaactacgcaattatattatgcaatccacttgtttaccacttcgaatattattttagaatgcatcgaaatttttgtaatagattatgtttttcgttatAAGTAAGTAaaatgaacgtccttttacgtttgatatgatgcctaggactaccctctgaaattattgcacatcttatgtttacgtagttctcaaaccgcgaaagttcatccaCCTCTTGTATCTGAAATGGCGATTttctcaggcttctcagtttaaaagtacgtttcagggaaacatgttccggtctgcacaacgggtgcaataaaacaatgaaaataaGGAGACCAAAATGATCGCACACATTTCttatcactaaagttggatgcagttctacttcaggtgaataaattcactaaaaatatgaatatattcattatataagttcgcgctagtgtaaaagGTTGatacgatttctataaatctcatcatatttcttcacatgaatatatcactagtctaaacccacccttggAATGCAGTTACGAATCTTAGATAAGCTTTAGCCAGGAGTTGTATGTGGTGAAACACAGATAAGCGATAGGTAAAGGACTTATATGCAAAGGAGCAAGGACGTTTAtagttttctctttctttcacaCGTGAGATTTAAATTTAGGCTAGAAATAGGATAgagtaaaattgtataaaaatccaaggttctctgaataaagCAAGCAGTCTTTGGAATCGTGTCGATTTAAGTTCGAAACCTCCTTTTGAATCGACTGACGAGAGTTTTTCAGATTCAAGTTTTCCAACGTACGCAGCAATagttgtataatttgcgctcggagttcgtgaagatcttgtactagttgatcctcccgcttagttgATATTTAATAGATTGATCAGCTCCCGTTCGTTGCTCgtacggaattagtgcgaagaCAATCAGTTTATTTTGTTGAAAGGAACAACACTTAGCTTTCGTTCGTGGCTCGCAGTCAATTCAGTTTGTTCCAGGAACGAGGGTAATTCACTCGACACTTTTTCTTACTTCAACCCTGTCTTTACAGCACTTTTGGCACTTTTGCCAATCCAGATTCGTAAGGTTCCTTCGCATCAAGCGAGTTTGCATATTGGGCACCATTTacagtctgtgttgggaaaacagtaaatcgggccaatcaaaacttggcagttaaggcgtttagacaacgcttgacattttacggtTATTCGATTGTTCgcctcatgaaaaataacattttattaattgtgatagacgcgtagaaatatttcctatcaattgatgcaaacatctttccgatccattaaaaatgttcgagttataaacattcgaaataTGGGTAGGGTTAACAAACAAAtcgatagaacaaatgtatgggaaaatgaaaatgcttcgttaatttaaactg
The Toxorhynchites rutilus septentrionalis strain SRP chromosome 2, ASM2978413v1, whole genome shotgun sequence genome window above contains:
- the LOC129771737 gene encoding uncharacterized protein LOC129771737, whose product is MEKPILGTNEELRPCHVHYEMIKPLIIFERFSNWNRLLRSMAFVFHVSTAQKARKNSVKVEFEVTHEDLRAAENQILKMVQCSSYPEEMTIMSININAACGEQRPLDKSSSLFKLTPMLDDEGILRIDSRTGAARVDSYDVKYPIILPRKHYVTYLIVDNYHRKFLHGNAETVVNELRQRYYISRMRVVVRAVSRSCQWCKVYKSQPTIPKMGPLPEARLSPGVRPFSFVGIDYFGPILVKVGRANAKRWVCLITCLTIRAVHVEVARDLSTPSCIECIRRFVDRRGAPLEIYSDNGRNFVGANGVLRQQINKIDEEVAATFTNTRTKWYFIPPASPHMGGSWERLVRSIKVAITSIPQNNKLDDFALWTLVVDAEAIVNCRPLTYLPLDSPEQEALTPNHFLLGSSRGVKQPSIKLGRSDKTISNTWTIIQNDLDHFWKCWVREYLPTLTRRTKWFGDVKPVGVGDMVILIDDKKRNGWVRGRVLDVTKGKDGRVRQAVVQTTDGLFRRPVSKLAVLDLCRNSNAGVNTQPYGEGDVDDSAPHLATLPLSVPLTG